Proteins from a single region of Macaca thibetana thibetana isolate TM-01 chromosome 4, ASM2454274v1, whole genome shotgun sequence:
- the LOC126953515 gene encoding histone H3.1 — protein sequence MARTKQTARKSTGGKAPRKQLATKAARKSAPATGGVKKPHRYRPGTVALREIRRYQKSTELLIRKLPFQRLVREIAQDFKTDLRFQSSAVMALQEACEAYLVGLFEDTNLCAIHAKRVTIMPKDIQLARRIRGERA from the coding sequence ATGGCTCGTACCAAGCAGACAGCTCGCAAGTCCACGGGTGGGAAGGCGCCACGCAAGCAGTTGGCCACCAAGGCTGCTAGAAAGAGCGCTCCGGCTACCGGCGGCGTGAAGAAGCCCCACCGCTACCGGCCCGGCACCGTGGCTCTGCGGGAGATCCGCCGCTACCAGAAGTCGACCGAGTTACTGATTCGCAAACTGCCATTCCAGCGTCTGGTCCGTGAGATCGCGCAGGATTTTAAGACCGATCTGCGCTTCCAGAGCTCGGCGGTGATGGCGCTGCAGGAGGCCTGCGAGGCCTACCTGGTGGGGCTCTTTGAGGACACCAACCTATGCGCCATTCACGCCAAGCGAGTGACTATCATGCCCAAGGACATACAGCTTGCTCGCCGCATTCGTGGGGAGA
- the LOC126953523 gene encoding histone H2A type 1-D — MSGRGKQGGKARAKAKTRSSRAGLQFPVGRVHRLLRKGNYSERVGAGAPVYLAAVLEYLTAEILELAGNAARDNKKTRIIPRHLQLAIRNDEELNKLLGKVTIAQGGVLPNIQAVLLPKKTESHHKAKGK, encoded by the coding sequence ATGTCCGGACGCGGCAAGCAAGGCGGAAAGGCTCGAGCCAAGGCTAAGACCCGATCTTCTCGGGCCGGGCTCCAGTTCCCTGTGGGCCGAGTGCACCGCTTGCTCCGCAAGGGCAACTACTCCGAGCGAGTTGGGGCCGGCGCGCCGGTGTATCTGGCGGCGGTGCTGGAGTACCTGACTGCCGAGATCTTGGAGCTGGCGGGCAATGCGGCCCGAGACAACAAGAAGACCCGCATTATCCCCCGACACCTGCAGCTGGCTATCCGCAACGACGAGGAGCTAAACAAGCTGCTGGGTAAAGTCACAATTGCTCAGGGCGGTGTCCTGCCCAACATCCAGGCTGTATTGCTCCCCAAGAAGACTGAGAGCCACCACAAGGCCAAGGGCAAGTAA
- the LOC126953542 gene encoding histone H2B type 1-C/E/F/G/I: MPEPAKSAPAPKKGSKKAVTKAQKKDGKKRKRSRKESYSVYVYKVLKQVHPDTGISSKAMGIMNSFVNDIFERIAGEASRLAHYNKRSTITSREIQTAVRLLLPGELAKHAVSEGTKAVTKYTSSK, from the coding sequence ATGCCCGAACCTGCTAAGTCTGCTCCTGCCCCAAAGAAGGGCTCCAAAAAGGCGGTGACCAAGGCGCAGAAGAAGGATGGCAAGAAGCGCAAGCGTAGTCGCAAGGAGAGTTATTCCGTTTACGTGTACAAGGTGCTAAAGCAGGTCCACCCTGACACTGGCATCTCATCGAAAGCCATGGGTATCATGAACTCCTTCGTCAACGATATCTTCGAGCGCATTGCTGGGGAGGCTTCCCGCCTGGCGCATTACAACAAGCGctccaccatcacctccaggGAGATCCAGACTGCCGTGCGCCTGCTGCTGCCCGGGGAACTGGCCAAGCATGCCGTGTCCGAGGGCACCAAGGCTGTCACCAAGTACACCAGCTCTAAGTAA